The genomic DNA ATCCACCAGCTGTTGCAGTTCGAGATGTTCGGGCATTTTGTGGCAAATATACAGTTGGGGCCGTGTCGATGTGCGATTCCGCCCAACCCTCCTCCGTCGTTCTAAGCGATCTAACACTTCTACTTGCGATTAGCTAAAACCTTCCTCGGCGCGGCACTGCAAAAAGACAGTTTTTTCCGTTTCCAAACTTTTCATTAGTGGGTGTGaacgaaagcaacaacaaaaaaagtgcaaaaaGCGGCACTATAAACAAACCTTCCTTTCGGTCGCATATTCTTCTGCCACGACGGTGCTGGCACAGGACGGAACCGAGCAGTGGAGGAATTTGTCGCACCATTAATCCATATCCTCTATTCGGAACGCACTGTCTGGGCACGGGGGGTCACACTCACGCAGCACATTTTCACGAAGTATTTATTATTAACCAAGTTTTCCACTCGCTACTCGGACGAACGATAAGCTGGCAAAGGCTCGTAGGCGAAATCCTGCTGTTTTTTGTATGAAAGCATTTAAGGATTCCGGAATCGATTACAGTGCGCGCAGCGTACGGTACGTTCATAATCCTTTTTCACACCACTACATGCGCACGGCGTTTGACGTTTTAGAACTACAACAAACCGTTTCGGGCCGACGAGTCTGTTTAAAACAGACTGAATATTACTCTTGTATCCAAGAGTAGAAGGGATTACAAAAAAGCGCTTAAATGGATTAGCATTTACAATAATAAAACACCAACTGTGAATGGTTTTGTAATTGCAGGAAATTTAAAAAGCCCTCACAGGATCTTCGAATGCTTTGAAGTTCGAAAAGGAATCAAACTTCGGCTCCACTTCGGCTTTTCGATTTGACAGCTGGAGCAGTTTGTTTACCGTGCCAAAACAAATCAGCCGACAAcaagatagagagaaaaaaaaccttcacatCACAACAAACAACGGAGCGGTTTTAGCTTAATTTAGttcaaaaaatgttttccgTTTAGCCGTATTTAGTCAATCCATAGAATGAACTAGCTCTCGTACATAAAGGTAAGTTTATTATACGTGTATACAAAAGTAACGATGTACAAAAATACTTGTAATTACGTGCCACTCTGCCGTTGCTGCTCTGTCTGCTGCTGCGTGCTTGCTGCATTGATGCGGACAATGTTTTCTGAAGCGATAGCTTTTTTGCatttagtttgtttgttcatATGAGTATAAAGTACTGCCACAAGGTGCTGGAACGGCGGTGGAAAAGAACGTCCTGCAAATATACATTGTTCCGTTTTCTCCCGAGTTGCTTGCATTGTACGCCTAGGGAACAATTCcacattcgcacacacacacacacaacttacAGCGCCTGCAGCTCTTGGGAGCTTCCTCGGTCCATCCCATTTTACTATGTCGGTAAAGATAATCTACAGATACTGCTACGGAGCAGTATCAGCCCAAGTCCGCTATGACGTTGTCCAGATCCGTTTGCAGTGTACAACACTCCTCACGCACCTTGCTGATCTCGTCCTTAATACGGTCGACGTTGGCCTGCAGCAAATAGTTACCCTTCTTTAGCGAGGCCAGGCGTGCCTCGTGCCGTTTGACTCTGGGTTCCAGATTGACTTTCTTTTTGTCATCCGGAGCATCCTAAGGGCGGGAGAAAACGGGGACAAGGGTGAAGGTCAGAAGCGAGTCGCAAACCAAGCAGTGTCAGTTGCCCACTTACTTCTGCCTCATTTTCACTCTCATTTTCactttccgattccgattcttCCGATTCactctcctcctcctcctcttcttcctcctgCTCGTCTTCCGGTTCCTCTGGCGGTGGTTCCTTGGCCTCCGCGgtgtcatcgtcatcatcgtccagCTTCATCATGGCGGCCATCTTTTCCACCTCCTTCTGGAGCTTTTTATACTTTTTCCTCTCAGCTCTGTTGGTAAAGTAttgttaaattgaatttatccAGGATGCGGAGATATGGAGATAAGGAACTGCCAGGAGATACTTACTTGAGGGCATACTGGTTGGTTTTCATGGCGTATTTCAGGGCCTGACGTTCGGCGTGCTTCTCCTCCTGCTTTTCCTTCAGTCTCGTTAGCCGAGCCTGCAGCATGTTAACCTCCCGGTTCAACCGTTTGGCCATCTTTTCGGCCTTCttttcctcgtcctcctcttcctcctcctcttcctcttcctcggGTTGCAGCTCGGGCGAGCTTTCTTTCTGGGCCGACTCCGTGGCTTTGCGATCGTCCGTAATGCCCTAAGCAAGTAGTGAGTGCAAAAAGTTATTTTTCTTGCGCAAACACAATGCTGCCACTAATCTACCGACTAATCGCTCCACTGCACATCAGCCATACAATGACAAGCAGCTGGAGATAGTTAGTAATACGTGAAGCCGCTTTAGGAGAGGCAAAACCGATCTTTTCCTATGAGGTCTCTTACACCTTTCTACAACACTGACAAAGGTTACATTACCTGATGCTCGTTCAAGTAGTAGTCATCGTCCGTTAAGCACTGCGATTAAAATGATAGCAACATAGAACTTTAGATTAGCATCGAGTCAAGCCATAGCCATTTCAAGGGAGCTTGTTCTGTTAGCTGTGTCCAATCGAATTTCAAAAGTTAGTGACATTTGTTTCGCAAACcaaaagttaagtttttttccgctctggtCACCGAAAATCGGCCACTGATCTTCGGTGATCTTtctgtggtgtgtgtgaggttgGAAGCTGCTTCCCTGTAACGATCCCATAACCCATTACCTGGAGTTTCCTTTCAAGCTCGGCAATCTTTCGCTTCTGCTCGTCCACCTGCTTGTATGCCGTATCGAGCTCCTTGGCCACCGTTTGGTATTTATCTTCCAGCTGTTTCGATTGTTTCTGCGCTTCCAGCGCTTCATCCTTGAGGGACTGTATTAGATCGGACTGTGGTCCAGTGACGGTGGTTCGTTCCTCTCCACTCAGCGGATTCCACCGTTCGCGGGAAAGCTCAGCTTCGAGGTTCTGTACCCGCGCCTGTAGCCGCTTGTTTTCCCGCTCCAGTGCCTCGTTGTTACGAAGCTCGTGGGCAAGCATCTGCTTGGTGCTTTGCAGATCATCCCGTACCTTGTCGATATCGTCCAGCTCGTCTAGCTCTTCCTCTTCGGCCGGCGGTGCTTCCAAGTTAGCGCGCGATTCCGACTTGGCCAACTGCTCCTCGAGCGTCATCTGACGCCGGAACTTGCGCAAACCTTCCAGGATCGGTTTGCTGCGATCGTTACATTTGGTCGGCTTAAGCTGCACACCGCCCTGAATTTGCTTCAGCAGCTGATTGTGTGCCGTAGCCTTCTCCGTCTCAAAGATGAACTGATCCTTTACCTTAGTGATCGATTTGGAGTTTATGATCGGATGCGATCTGTTGGCGAGAAATGGAAACAAAGTAAACTATCGGGCTCGCTTGACGGAAGGAAGCGAAAGAGGATCTATCTAGGGGGAAGGAGTTGTCGGTCACACTTATCACATAGAAAGCAACGCAACGTAACAGCGACGAGCAACACAGAACAGTGGATCGTGGATCCAACGGGGCGGGAGTTGGGCTAACAAAAATCGCAAAAAGAAGATCGTCGATCGTTGGCTAGGGCGCAGCCGCTTGTACCTGTCATTACACTCAACGTGTTTCAGTTTCCTGCCCTTCTCAACCTCCTTCATCATGTCCGACCAGTCCGGACGTCGACGTGGACGACGTCTGCAAGAATGGAAGATTCATAGAAAGGTAACAGTTTGATTAGTCGTTGTTAGTCGaggtgacgatgacgatgacacgagaacgcacacacaatttTGGTTAGTGACGGGTAAGTTTTAgtatgcgcgcgcgtgtgtgctgACACAGTGGAGTGGAGTGCTACATAGCGGGGCAAACATCTACTGGAATGGTACGTTACATGTAATGGTTTAACAGCGAGATATGCAATGTATGGGAGTGGTTTTGTGTGATGCTCTTGGTGTAACGCACGATCGCTGGAATACCTACTTCAGCTTATCGAGCACTTCCTTCTGCTTGTCGGatatttctttcttctcgAAGTCCGGTGGTGGCTTCAAGCTTGGCGGCGGCGGAGGCGGTGGAGGTATAATCGACTTTggcattggtggtggtggaggaacTAGCGGGGCAGATGGAGAAAAACGAGGGCTAAATTAACCTTCAATAAAGCTTGCTGTTCGTCAGCAACGCAGGTTTAGGATGGCCTAGGGTAACCCACTGGGACTTTGCTTAGTGACTCATCCATTATGCTCTGCAACCTGTAGCTTGTGCTGCTTTACGATAAGCGAAGTGTCAACAGTGGGTCAACCTTAACTACACCTCTTCATGTTCGCGTTTTTAGGTTTTTAGACCAAGGTCGCACGTTGCCATTTCAAGCTACCACCCCACTTCCCCATCATCCTCCTCACTACTTACTTCTTTTACTGCTTTCCGATTTCAGCATCGAAGGCTTATGCGGGTAGGCTTCCTCCTTCTTCGGTATGTCCTCCAGCAACGGTTTCTCCACCTTCTTCAGCTGTACCTCCGGCAGCTTTTCCTTCACTCGGGGCGCTTTCAGATTGGACGGTACCTTTCGCAGCTGCACGCGGAAGTTCTTGGCCGGTTCGGGCGAAACGGAACGTTCCTTCGGTGGCGTATCCTGTGGCGGCCGTACCACCTTCTTAAGCGGTGGCCTAATGAATGGTTTCGGTTCCGGCGAAGATGACTTCTCCGACATCGACTTCGAGGACGATTTGCTGTCGGTGTCGGACTTTTCGGGGCTTTTCGTTGGCGTAACTTTGCGCAGTTGCACAGCGGGCAGCTTCGATGAGGTGTCAGCCTCTTGCCGCTTTACTGGTTCGGGCTTTTTCAACACCGGTTTCGCGGGTGGCTCCTCCTCGGATTCGGTTTCCGTTTCGTACTCGGTGCtgccctcctcctcctcctcctcctcttcctcctcttcctcttcttcttcctcttcctcctcctcatcgtcgGACGGTTCGGGGGTTGGTGGCTTGGCAGCGGGTTTTGGCTTCGGTTTAGCCACCTCCCGATGGACCGTCATGACGGGCGTCGTGTTTTTAAGTCCCACCGTCGGTTCGGGTTTGGTCAGGAGCGGATTGGCTGGCTTTTTCTGCGCAACGACAACCGGaactttaatttcctttgacTGTAGCTTGGCCGTCGTGGTTGCTTTCGCACCCGTTTCACCATTTTCTTTGACGGGAGTGCTAACGACAGTCTTCTTTACACCGGTGGTGGACGCCGGTGCTGTTGGCTTGGTGCTGGCAGTTGGCGCAGCTTCGCTTGCATTCGATTTGTTCGACGGTGAGGATTCCTTTGTGTCTGTGGCAGGTGTGACACTAGCCTTGCGAGTCCATGCCGGAGGCACACTTTTGTTCACCGTCTCCAGACGATCCTTTAGCCAGGGTGGACGACTGTTGACCGGCATTATGCGCTAAGGGAACGCCGAACCGGGAACGCCGAGTCGGTGATGGTCACGTGAAATTGAGTCAACGCTTGCCGAGGTCTGTTTTGCACTGTACAGAAACTATTGTTCACTAAACGTTCTGATTCACGACCGATCGTTTGAGGCGTCACTGTTTAGGTAGCGTGCTATTTTTCACCGGACACAGGCTTTATGTTGATTcttcatatttaaaaataatcacaTTAATTTAAAGACAACTACCACGAGTGTGTGCATGCGGCAAAAATAGGCGTGATTCATCGTTCGATGGCAAATGGCATTGAAGCATAACATAATAACCGTTTAATGATCTTGCTTCGTAGACTTTGCGTGGTTCAGTTTTTGGGTGTGCGTTATCATACACGAGCAGAAACGCTTTTCGAATGCTGCCACAATGTAGTAGAGGGAAAAAATAACTACaaatcaaaaaaacatcatcccACAAGAAGTGGCCCGCTTGAGGGAGGGatttgcaattaaaattttctctcATCATCCGGTGTCGCTGGTCGTCGTTCTGATGACGTCTGCAGCATCGTTTGTCACACATCTATTTTACGGGGACGTCGTTTGTGGGTGGTGGCCAACCGCCAGTGTGTGGTGGCGGAGACGAAATGTTGGTATAAATAAAGGTGTACAACATTTtgcctaaaaataaaataccgtCTGTTGGCGCGTTTTTGCGGAGGAGATGGGTTGGGGAAAAATTCGCAATGATTTGGTTCTTATCGAGAAGTGTGATCGTGCAGTGTGTCACCATGAAGAAGACTCTCGGGTTTTGCCTTATTTACTGTAGGTGATTAAAGGTGAACACTTTGAAGACAATGGTTTAAGTTGGCCACAGTCAATATTTCTCCAAATGCggctgttttgctgtttgtttttaattttctgaAACTAAAACTTATTGCACGTAAACACTTTAATGAATGCGCAAAGTGCACAAACATCCACAAACTATCAAAACGATcgatggtttttctttttcctttatcTCTATAACTGTTACCTTGAATAATCGAATCGAATGAATAATTTGAACAAACCAGTAGCCCAAATTCTAATCCACTCGAAACGTGTGATTCGTATAAAACGCTGCCACTGAACTGATTTGCTCCGCTAGAACCCTTCCAAAGCAAACCTAACGCCAGTGATCATCTCAACAAAGGAACGACGATATTGCGTAGGATGATCTTATTAGCCAACTACGGACAATAGCCACTCCTTTTCGCGTTGCatcaattattcaaaataaaacaagtaCTTCGCATTTTAACGCAGCTAAGGTTATCAGGTAAGCATCGTAATCCGCACCGTCCATGACATTGGATGTTTATTGATGCGAATCTGCACCCTTGGAGATGTATCTGGCGTATCTTAATTGGGCGATGAATATAGTATACGAGTGATTAACTATTTTTTACGCGGTTTTTGGGTGTTGTCGTATGCTTCTTGCTAGACAAAGTGGCGTAAATTGAGTTGGTGTGGACGTGTAATAATGCGTAACATGAGGTGgaggtttattttttaaagtttgtcTAAGAATAACTTCTCTTCAAACAGTGATTCGTTGAAGAATATATGCCAGGAAACAGATAcattcacacatacacacgcacacacacagcccccTGCCTGCACGTGCTTTACAGATGGAGGCGTATGGTCTTTCACCGGTTTTGTCAACAATCCGTGAACCCGTGGGAAGACGAAGGCAGCGGacaagtgtgcgtgtgtgcggcgTGACACGATCGACTGGATCGAGCGAaacgccgtgtgtgtgtgtacgtagtTTAATTTAGAAGTGTAAACTCAAAAACCACCCAGCGATCGGCCCCGAACTGGTACCGTTGTTGGATGAAGATGTTAAACAAAAAGGTCAAGACGACAGTTTTATTGGAGGCCACTGAGCCAACCGAGCTAGAACGGCACGTTTGAGGGTTGTCCGTGTCCGTTCGCCTGTTGAAGGCCGAGCTATAACACCGTTCGGCCTTAGTAATAAAGCCGAGACCCTACGGCGTTTTAAGAGAGACACACAGCCAaggattaaataattttaatggaGAACAAGGAATCGGACTTTCTTCCGATCGTGGAGGTTGGAGAGTAAACCCCCAATCAGATCGCAAGTCGTACAGGAGCGTAGCCTCCGCACTGgttttgcaataaatttcCCGAATGACGTCACTTGGAATGGCAGACGATCATAGTATTGGAGcctgtttctgtgtgtgtgtgtgtgtgtgtgcggtgtgttCGTAGATTTGGCTCTGACCTAATGAAtcctgtgagtgtgtgtgtgtgtgtgtgtgtgtgtgcgtatgtggcATGATGTCTATTGGAGATTTTCACAAATTGTCCGTAGACTGTGGTAACGCTACAAACTATGAAATGAAAGCTGCGACTTCCTCAAACAGTGGGTGCGCAATCATGAGCGTGCGTGTGATGTCgcgcaaaaaaaggaatctcCCTTTTGAAAGAAATGTCGAAAATTTCACTCGTTGCAAAGTGGGTCAGCACACGTCGAATTCCACCCGCAAAGACGGATACGCATCGCCGTCTGTTGCGCTTCCCGCTTCACTGTACTTGTTGCGCACCACTGTTTGCGGTCACACTTTTCCCTTCCGTTTTTCCTTGCTCGCAAAACAATTTCTCACATCCCTGCACACATACGCGCACTctcacacccacacacacacacattggcaCAGTTGCACGGTCGTTGGTCTTCCTTTTGTATCGATGCAGATATATTGGCTCATCAAGCGATCGCAAGCGTGCAATTTTCCTCACATTCACCAACACACTCGCACGAAGGATCCCGTACACACAccgacactcacacacacacacgcgcgcgtgcCAGATCAGGTGAAATTGAAATTCCTGCCCGTCCCGTGCTCGACTGAGATGCGCTCGTTTTTGTCATTTGGCAGTGTTACGACACGGGATTTTTGCAATACGCGCCTCATCTGTACACGATCGTTCGTGCCTTTTGCTGCACCTTGTAGTTGTGCGGCGATCGTTTTGGAATCGGTGTGCAGCAAAGTTCACATGCTTAACGTCGCACCAGAGCAACCTTGCGTTAAGGCTTGGAATTGGAAAAATTTCCAACCGTCAGCCACGGTGTGATCATTAACCCCTTACAGTCTACTTAGAAGTATGTCCTCTAAGTATTGCGTCGTTGTGGCTTCTGCtctctcacacgcacacactggcTCTTTTGCAACTgtttttcgccttttttctgttgcacGGAACGGAAAATGCACCCAGTGCTCCGGGTAGTGCCGCGTACGGTGGGCGATCTTTGGCGACTGAACGCTCACGCACGATCATCACGATCACGGGCGGCACCCGCAGCACGTCGCGAAAATGCAGAGAGATTACGGCCGAACCGAAATGCCCGATCGTGTGTTCTCAACGTGGTGGTCATAAGGTGgtttttccgaattttcccaCCCATCTCACTCAttccgtacacacacacacacacacacacacacatacgccacACCACCGTACGCCACGCGCCTACCGTCTGTGGGTTCGCGCTGTGTGCAGAAGAAATGCACGCGCAAagctaaaattaaaattcttaCGGCTTTCGGGCACTTTTCCTCCATCGGCGGATTGAGATTGAGAAAAACGAGGTAAAAAATGAGAAATCATGTCCGTTCGCTTCCTCGGCGATCGGCGACGCTGGTTGTGACGCTCTCACTCGCCCGCTGGGTTTGGAAATTTTCGTCCAACGTACGTTCTTCTCTCGGGGAACCAACCACGTCACACACGCCACACGAGCCGTTTTTGAAATACTTAAGGTTTGCTTTGTTTACCGCCAGTGGCAGACACGAGCGCCattgggtggttgttgtttttcctcgGTTTTAGGGAATCGACAGACCTGTCGCACAAAGGCGCCATCACCGGCTCAGCTGATTTTGTGTCTTTGTACGCAGTAAGCTTCGGCAGAGGTTCGATTCCGGTGGCGCCAATAATGAGGCCAAGAGCAAGATGTTACGAGTAGTGGCAACACATAAATTACGTGATACGGGACTAAGGGGCGCTCCACATCGCCCTTGATTCTTAAGATTATCGTCATGCAAGGGCGCGCTCATGCGGTGTGCCACACAAACAGACACGTGCTAATTAAagatgattttctttttttattttcttacaaAAAGACAACAACATACACACTAGGAACATGATGGATTGTGTTGGATGCACGACGAGGTAGTGGAACTAACCGTACGTTAAATAGCTATTATCGGTTTACAAAAAGAAATACTTCGTTTCGATCCAGGCGTGTGGCTCGTGCTCATACACTGTTCTGGTCCACGATATCCGTCATCGGGTTGAAATGGGGCCATGTCTTAATCTCCTCAAACAGTCGATCGCCAGGACACTCGGTTGTGCGCACTTGTCGATGTCCGAGCAGGGTGTAGTTCTGCGCTATGAGTCCATTCCGGACGCCGTACTCGATGagattttttgctgctgcgagCATATTCTTCGGTGGTAAATCCGCTGGTAAGGGACGGGGGGACTGTTAGACACAGCTTCACGCACATTCCAGGACATGAACTTACCAACCCAATCGCCGATCAGGCAGATCCCAACGCTCCGGTTGTTGTACCGTGGAGCGTGGGCACCAACGACGTTGAATCCTCGCCCTTGGTAGATACGGCCGTCACCACCGACCGCAAAACTGTATCCAATGTCATTCCACTGCCGAACTTCTTGATGCATTTTCTGCATCTGTTGCATCGCTGCAATGCACTGCAGGCCGTTGTAGCACGCCGCCGGCATGTACGAATGGTGTATGATGACGTACGGTATTGGTCCGGCAAAATGTTCCACCAGCTTGGGTGGCAGCGCGTTCCAGAAGTCGCGTGTGACATAGGGCACCGGGTCTGCGAAAACAATGCACTCGTTAATAGTGGGGACGGATTGCGATCGAAGGGGAAAATTTCCAGCTTCGTGAGCGGCACGAAGCGGCAAAAACGGAAGCTGCAGCCATCGgtgtcacgatcacgattaAACCCTAGTCTAGTGGTGGAGGTCTGCTTGTTTGCAATCAACTGCCCGTTGGAGGTAAACACATTCAGCCCTGCCGATGCTAATCAGTGGTTGGTCAGCTGTTTTGATGGGCTGCTTTTTGCCCACGTtaatggcttttttttttaaatgataagGAATTCATTCAATGATCATACGTCATCGCTCGTGAATCGTCAATGGTCAGAACAGAATTTGTCGCACTATCCGGTCCAAGCTAccaaagaaaattaaaagagTGCAATCTGTGGTGATGTAATGGATTGGAATCCGCATCAAAATCCAGCTCTTCAATGCAGGGGATTTTTTAAGCCGATGTAGCCCGCTGAATGTCAAACTCCGGCCGACCGATGATGACCGATGGTTGATTAAGGCTCTAGGCACTTTACCTGCCCACTTGGCAAACACTGTTTCAAATCGTTCTGTTCGactgttgtttcttgttttttgtacTTAGTGTCAAGGGGAagagttttataaataaaagtgGGGAAAAGCAAACTCACCACATGCTTTGCTGTCTACGGCAACGTACAGTACGGTGAACGCTGTTATGGCCACGAGACACGAATAAAAGTCTTTCACTAGTTCCATATTTTCGGCAGTAAGTTGTTGGGACAGTTCCGCCACTATACTACGATCACGTGTATTAACCTGTGTTTACGTTATGTTTTACGGTACCTTTTGCACCGTCTACAGTTCATCAATCGGTAACCTCCAAACCGGTCATTTCAACCAGCAAAcaataggtttttttttctaaactgCTGCCCAGTATCTATTGCGCTTGATGCGTCGAACGAATAAATCACTGTCACACAACGCCAGGGCCAGGACAACGTGCTGGAAGAAGGCCCGTTTTTTCTATTCACTTTTTGCCAATTATCATTGTTGCCATCATTACGTTTGCAGGTATCGGCAGACGAGTAGAACTTCAACAAAGGTACCAAACCAAGTGCCACTTGATCGAATGTCTAGGTCATGTGCGATCCCGCGCTTGAGCTTTGATAAGACAGCAAACTACGTACTCAGTTCGATTCCGTTCCCAAACACGACACTTATCGCCGGTGGCTCACGGGCGCAGGTTGAATTGATACTGTTGTGGCCGAAAGCGGCCGGCTGGCGTTAAATACATCCGCGCGCGCGTGGTTAAGGTGCGTTGCCAATGCAGAGCCAACAGCAACCGTTTGCGTGAAGCCAAGAGCGAATGTGGCGTGAGAACAAACgacaacagagagagagagagagagagagagcgcgcgcgttAAGTGATCGCATGAAGATCCCCGTGCGGTTGAATGGAAGCGAGCAGcggggagagagagatgggACCGGACAGTTTCACGCCACTGGGGCGACGTTTTCCCACCGTGGGCTTTATTTCGCGGGGAATCACCGTGGTGAAGAGAGATACgatcgccgccgccgccgtcggaGATAGGTCGAGTGTCGTGCAGAAGGATAATCTGCGATGACCAACGAGGATCGGAAAATTCCTCCCATGATTCATGGGTGGTGATTAGGAGCGCGGGCCGTTGTCCATTTATTTATGGAAGGAAATTTAAAGGATAAATGCATCCGCTCATTTCCCTACTCGCTCAGCTCAGTGTTGGAGGGACGAAAGATTGTAGTTACACCACCATGTGCGCATTAGTAGACAAATTATTGCCTGCTGCCGGTGGTCGTCCGTCCACAGCCGGGAATGTACCGATTACAAGGCGGACCAATTAGGGGTGGAACTTCTCACGCGACATGTAAACCTTTCCGGAGCGACGAGCCACGGACACGAGCTAGGCAAGCACCGATGGGAGGAACTGCGCCCTGTGCCGCTGTCCGACAAGCGGCCGTTGTTTACTCGCGAATATATGCATAATCataacagcaaacaaaacgcaatTTAAACGATGCCGGCAAAGTACATTcgacaataaaaataaatgaatcatGTAGCAGCTATCCGAGCGCGCGGTCTGGAGTATGTATTGATTTGTCTCTTATCAAAAATgcattgcttcacacactttttGTCATCGCCGGTGCCGACAGCTCCTGGaggagatgtgtgtgtgtgtgagtgtagtgGAGAGTTTTTGCAGGAGTAAGCTATACTTGGCGGtgctttatttaaattttgataaCATTATATAAATGCTAcaaagttttgttgttttattggcATTCTCTTCTAGCCGGTAGCGTAAAGCAGTAGCCATTGGACCTTGTTTGGTGGGTCTGTTCTCTGTCTGATTATCAAACCAACGAGTGTGAGAACAAACGTCAGAGGTTTGTGCCGATGAAAATCCCCTCGACAGCATGCGCAGCGCCAAGTTACAAGCGGCTTTGGTGAAACGCCGGGAAGCGGAACAAATAAAGTACCAAAAATCGGCCGCCGTCGAGCGGTACTACGACCAGTGGGGACGCATAACGAGTCGCTACGAATCGTGGACCACACCGCAATACTACCGGGAAGCGGAACAAGCGCTCCGGAAGCGTGAGgatgagaagaaaaagcagGAAGCGCTCGAATCCAAGCGGACCCGCCTGAAGGAGCTgttgaagaaggaaaatgagcAGTTGCAAAAGGAGATGGAAAGTGAGTGAGCGACGCAAGCCTAGTAAAGTATTTGTAATATTCCACCATCTCCCATCTCCCATCTCTAGATGTATCCCGACCGAAACCGAAAGCCGTTTCGACGGAAATCTTGGAAGGCATCCGGTcgcggctgcacagcgccgaGGAGGTAAAAAAGCGCATCGATCTCGAGGCCAATCTCTACAGCAAATGGCGCCTCGGCTTTGATAAGGACGCGGTCATCATGGACTCCAAAACGAGCCACCAGGCGATGGCAAAGCTGAACTGGATCGATCGGCAGGTAGAACTGCAGCTGCAGGACGAAAAGGAGCGCCGCGAGCAGCAGGAGCGTGAGCTGAAGCTGTGCGAAGAAGTTCGCCGGCGGGAGGAACTTCTGCTGGAAAAGAACCGGATGCGGGAGCAAGAGCTGAAGGAGCTTCGCAGCATGCAGGAAGTGCACATGGCGGAGCTAAAGTCCCGCGAACAGGAAGCGAACGACCTGAAGATGTACGAGGTGCGCTTGAAAACGAAAAAGGACGAGATGGCAACGGAGCTAGAGCAACTGCGCGTGTACAACGATCTGCGGCGCGATCGTGTAGTGGCGATGCATAAC from Anopheles stephensi strain Indian chromosome 2, UCI_ANSTEP_V1.0, whole genome shotgun sequence includes the following:
- the LOC118507942 gene encoding neurofilament heavy polypeptide isoform X3 gives rise to the protein MPVNSRPPWLKDRLETVNKSVPPAWTRKASVTPATDTKESSPSNKSNASEAAPTASTKPTAPASTTGVKKTVVSTPVKENGETGAKATTTAKLQSKEIKVPVVVAQKKPANPLLTKPEPTVGLKNTTPVMTVHREVAKPKPKPAAKPPTPEPSDDEEEEEEEEEEEEEEEEEEEEGSTEYETETESEEEPPAKPVLKKPEPVKRQEADTSSKLPAVQLRKVTPTKSPEKSDTDSKSSSKSMSEKSSSPEPKPFIRPPLKKVVRPPQDTPPKERSVSPEPAKNFRVQLRKVPSNLKAPRVKEKLPEVQLKKVEKPLLEDIPKKEEAYPHKPSMLKSESSKRIPPPPPMPKSIIPPPPPPPPSLKPPPDFEKKEISDKQKEVLDKLKSHPIINSKSITKVKDQFIFETEKATAHNQLLKQIQGGVQLKPTKCNDRSKPILEGLRKFRRQMTLEEQLAKSESRANLEAPPAEEEELDELDDIDKVRDDLQSTKQMLAHELRNNEALERENKRLQARVQNLEAELSRERWNPLSGEERTTVTGPQSDLIQSLKDEALEAQKQSKQLEDKYQTVAKELDTAYKQVDEQKRKIAELERKLQCLTDDDYYLNEHQGITDDRKATESAQKESSPELQPEEEEEEEEEEDEEKKAEKMAKRLNREVNMLQARLTRLKEKQEEKHAERQALKYAMKTNQYALKAERKKYKKLQKEVEKMAAMMKLDDDDDDTAEAKEPPPEEPEDEQEEEEEEEESESEESESESENESENEAEDAPDDKKKVNLEPRVKRHEARLASLKKGNYLLQANVDRIKDEISKVREECCTLQTDLDNVIADLG
- the LOC118507942 gene encoding trichohyalin isoform X1 → MPVNSRPPWLKDRLETVNKSVPPAWTRKASVTPATDTKESSPSNKSNASEAAPTASTKPTAPASTTGVKKTVVSTPVKENGETGAKATTTAKLQSKEIKVPVVVAQKKPANPLLTKPEPTVGLKNTTPVMTVHREVAKPKPKPAAKPPTPEPSDDEEEEEEEEEEEEEEEEEEEEGSTEYETETESEEEPPAKPVLKKPEPVKRQEADTSSKLPAVQLRKVTPTKSPEKSDTDSKSSSKSMSEKSSSPEPKPFIRPPLKKVVRPPQDTPPKERSVSPEPAKNFRVQLRKVPSNLKAPRVKEKLPEVQLKKVEKPLLEDIPKKEEAYPHKPSMLKSESSKRIPPPPPMPKSIIPPPPPPPPSLKPPPDFEKKEISDKQKEVLDKLKRRPRRRPDWSDMMKEVEKGRKLKHVECNDRSHPIINSKSITKVKDQFIFETEKATAHNQLLKQIQGGVQLKPTKCNDRSKPILEGLRKFRRQMTLEEQLAKSESRANLEAPPAEEEELDELDDIDKVRDDLQSTKQMLAHELRNNEALERENKRLQARVQNLEAELSRERWNPLSGEERTTVTGPQSDLIQSLKDEALEAQKQSKQLEDKYQTVAKELDTAYKQVDEQKRKIAELERKLQCLTDDDYYLNEHQGITDDRKATESAQKESSPELQPEEEEEEEEEEDEEKKAEKMAKRLNREVNMLQARLTRLKEKQEEKHAERQALKYAMKTNQYALKAERKKYKKLQKEVEKMAAMMKLDDDDDDTAEAKEPPPEEPEDEQEEEEEEEESESEESESESENESENEAEDAPDDKKKVNLEPRVKRHEARLASLKKGNYLLQANVDRIKDEISKVREECCTLQTDLDNVIADLG